The Arthrobacter russicus genome has a segment encoding these proteins:
- a CDS encoding M15 family metallopeptidase produces MPNPGFRLTPSLAQQYGVPPAGPVVFDSRLSFEQAYGTSTDPQRARDLALMKPHMALVNVLYCGFDNALHFGQIVVNKAIENETKILFVKMFQLGFPIKSVIPQSQFGYDDETSMQANNTSNFRPDRLGSGNLSEHFKGASFDINPFVNPFDVLNDDGSRTIQPAGASYAPRAKGAIVKDSDLRRMWSAEDYEWGGNWGDPQADPPIDFYQVGYFDYQHMQFNQKKMDTVKLSLPDGLA; encoded by the coding sequence ATGCCCAACCCCGGATTTCGCTTGACGCCGTCCTTGGCGCAGCAATACGGGGTGCCGCCCGCCGGGCCGGTGGTGTTCGACAGCCGGCTGAGCTTCGAGCAGGCCTACGGGACGTCGACCGATCCGCAACGGGCCAGAGACTTGGCGCTCATGAAGCCGCATATGGCGCTCGTCAATGTGCTCTACTGCGGCTTCGACAATGCGCTGCATTTTGGCCAGATAGTGGTCAACAAAGCCATCGAAAACGAGACCAAGATCCTTTTCGTCAAGATGTTCCAACTCGGATTCCCGATCAAGTCGGTGATTCCGCAATCGCAGTTCGGCTACGACGACGAAACGTCGATGCAGGCCAACAACACCAGCAACTTCCGGCCGGACCGGCTGGGCAGCGGCAATCTCAGTGAGCACTTCAAGGGCGCGTCCTTCGACATCAACCCGTTCGTCAACCCGTTCGACGTGCTCAATGACGATGGCAGCCGGACCATCCAACCAGCGGGTGCCAGCTACGCCCCGCGGGCCAAGGGCGCGATCGTGAAGGACAGCGATCTGCGCCGGATGTGGTCCGCCGAGGATTACGAATGGGGTGGCAACTGGGGCGATCCGCAGGCGGACCCGCCGATCGATTTCTATCAAGTCGGCTACTTCGACTACCAGCACATGCAGTTCAACCAGAAGAAAATGGACACCGTCAAACTGTCCCTGCCGGACGGCTTGGCCTGA